Below is a window of Coregonus clupeaformis isolate EN_2021a chromosome 15, ASM2061545v1, whole genome shotgun sequence DNA.
TAAGAACAGTCATTAGCCCTTTTTACCTGCACTTATGAACACTTTGGCTCCCTCAAATTTGAATGCGTTTACCCCTATAGTAACTAGGGCAGCTGCTATTGTTTTTTCTCAGCTGGTTATGCAATTCGCAAGCATTTcaatacacccgcaataacaacTGCTAAACACCTATGTGACAAATAACCTTTGATTTGAATTATTGTGTAAATCTTAAATGTTGAGGTGTATAAGAACCAAATGTGCCGTCTCATATTCCCTCACTGTACCGTATTCGTGTTTGGACTCGGCCCAGGCAGTCTAACTCCACTCTCTTCCCCCTCCAGGAAAAATCAAGTCTTCCAGCCCCTCTGAGAGCCCCCTGATGGAGAAGAGGGAACTGAGGGAGGAGCCTGTACCCTGTACCATCCTGAAGCCTGTCCCTGAGGAgcccccttcacccctctcccctGCCTTTCCGCTGACCCAGACACCCTCTCCCAGCCTCCCCAAGAGGAGCGCAGGGTAACCTTTGGCATTGGAGATTCTGATGATGGCGACAACAAGGAAGGCAAGGAGTCTGAGAACGGCAACACCAATGGTAAGTGAGAGTCATGGGGAGGTTCTGGCTGCCTTGGTAAAGTGGTTGGGAAAAGTTAAAAAAATGGGATAAAAATATTCTGAATAATAATGGTAATCCATTCTCCTCCATGACTGACTGCACTGTTGCttacttttaaaatgtatttttaatcAGTCTCAAAAGTGCAGTTCAGCAATGATGTGCAGTTCAGCGACGGCCCTGCCCACGTCCCCAGCAACGGTTACAGCCAATACCACACGGTGCACAAGGACTCCGGCCTCTACAAGGACCTGTTACACAAGCTCCACCTTACCAAGGTGGGCGACTGCATGGGCGAGGCAGGCGACAGACCCATCCGCCGCAACAACAGCTACACCTCCTACACCATGGCCATCATCGGCATGCACGGGGACTTCCGGCCCAAAGAGGGCGAGTTCCACGCCAGCGAGGACAAGGGtacagaggagaagaagaagcgTGTGCGCATGGACAGCTACACAAGCTACTGCAACGCTGTGGCCGAGCACGGGGCTCCTGAGGGCCTGGGGGAGGCAGAGGTGActctggagatgggagaggaggacGCTGGCAGCAGCCGCAGCTCTCTGGAGGAGGATGGCCATGACCATGACCGCCCAGAGGTCTCCGAGCTCTTCAGGTTCCTCCAGATCCTCACCGCCTGCTTCGGCTCCTTCGCCCATGGAGGCAACGACGTCAGGTAGGGAGATGTTCCATCTTGGATGAATAGGCGTTTTACCGctgtttttaaaatatttttttgactAGTAGTAGGGTTGCTGCTTATGTTCATGTAGAGGGACTTTTTGTATCTGGTTTGTATTTGCGTAACCTAGTCTCTTCTCCTGCAGCAATGCCATTGGTCCCTTGGTAGCTCTGTGGCTGGTGTACAATAGTGGTTCGGTGAACTCCAGCGCCCCCACACCCATCTGGCTGCTGTTATATGGAGGAGTTGGCATCTGCCTCGGGCTCTGGGTGTGGGGTCGCAGGGTTATCCAGACCATGGGCAAGGACCTCACCCCAATCACTCCCTCCAGGTATGTACCAGACTGCCAAATCTAAATCAAACAGTCAAATGGCACCTTTACAACAACATTCCCCACAGACATGAGACTTTACAAAAACACCCCCACGCTTCACTATCCATGAAATGACAAAGGTACATAGACAGACAACCAACCGTTAACTCAATCTGGATTTATTTTCATTGCAGTGGTTTCAGCATTGAACTTGCCTCAGCTCTGACCGTTGTGGTTGCCTCCAACATTGGCCTGCCTGTCTCCACCACCCACTGCAAGGTAAGCTGTTCAGCCTCAGACACTGGTCTGATGTGGAGGGGAGGGAGCAGTAAACAGGATGTCTGAGATTGGCGGTTCAAACTGGttctaatttccactttaaaactctCAAACCAAGACGTAAACAGAATCCATTCAGCTACTGTCAGGGGGAGTGTTGTCCACGTCTTAATGGGCCATGGTTCCTAAGTGTTTATTAAAGGTCAGTGCGTCAATCGTGTGTGTTTCCAGGTGGGCTCTGTGGTAGCGGTTGGCTGGCTGCGGTCCAGGAAGGGTGTGGACTGGCGTCTGTTCCGGAACATCTTCATGGCCTGGTTTGTGACTGTGCCCATCTCTGGCCTGATCAGCGCTGCCATCATGGCCCTCTTCATCTATGTCATCCTGTGAGCCCAGGGCTTCCTGCACCCCACAACAGGGGAGGAGAAGGAACAAATGCCCGCTCGcaccaggggagaggagggggagtgaaAAGGAGAAGGGGTTGGAAGGCGGGTATATGCCCCTAACCAACATACCCAAAGGAAAAAATACATGAAGAAATGTTAAAGGGAAAAAAATGATGTTATGATATTGGCCTGTGGTTCTTGGCTGCATCATTCTCAACCTTAAGTGATGGTTGGTTGTTCCGCCAGATCACTTCCAATGGGACATACATTTTGTCTGACTTGGCTGTATTTATTTGCTTTTCAATGCTCATGATCTTGTAAATAACTACTGGTAATCAAAGCATTTTCTGATACTCCACTACTTCCGTTTTTTTTATTGTGTAATTATGTACATACAACCATGttcctgtttttttttaaatcttatttTACAAGTTCATATGACACAATTACAATGCAGTATTGGCCTTTATTGAAATATCTATTTCTCCTGACatacataataaaaaaaaaaaaaaatgctcaaAGTAACCTAGAATTAGCAGTATTTTTAGGTTGAAAATTGAGATTATTGGGGTGTTCTCCTTTACATGCCATTGTCAAATTTGTTTGCGTGTCTTTTTGTCACTAAACAAGTTTAAGAATTGTGTGTGGaatagtttttcctcatgtgcaGGAGCGCTTGTTTTCCCCTCGCCCTTTCCTGATCGAACCGAGTTTGACTGTCACTCAGCAACTGAACAGAACCCTGGTCTGTATAGAAGTACAGGAAACGATGCGCAAGCCCCTCTGAGCTGATTGTCTCAGCTTCCTCAACTTGTTACAATGGTCCCTCTGATTTTCTGTACTTTAGCTGTTAGTCATTGGCTCTGCGTTATTGTAATGCAATAGATTTTTTTATGTAGTGTCAGACTACCTAATTTAACTGAAATGCGCTCAACATGAAACCAGACTGAGTAGACCCCTTTGTTTCTCTACTTGCCATATGCTCTTTGAGCACAGAGCAGGTGTTACGGGACCTGACCTAGCCTAGCTCTTACCACGCTGGCTCTTGGGACAAATCATAATTTATTCATTGGGAAATTGGCTAAAATTGCACATTTTTCTAAGTAATGTTTAAGTGGTCTGAATCAGTCACACTTTCATGTGGCTAGTTATTTTAAATAAAATTGTTTTAATGGCATCATTGTAAGAAGTTGAAATTGTCACTTTCAATTGTTTTGAAGCAAGTGAAGGATAAAACCATCTAGTTCCATACATCAGTATATATTCTGGGTTAGTTTTGGCATTAATCATGGTGGTAGCAGACCTCTACTGAAAACACGAGGTAAACCTGAACAAATGTAACACTCGTGAAAAGACCTTTACATTTCCTGTTAAACTTGATTGCATCAAACTAGATGGTGTAATGCGTTAGTGCTGCTCAAGCCTTCTGTAGTCTCTGTTTTGCAATTTAACTGCAGAATTGTAACAAGTAACTTCCCTGTACTCTTTCTCTGTGGAATGTACACTTGCATACACATCGGGTTGCTCTTGCCACCCTCTCTCAGCTATATGTTTTATATCTGGTTGATGAGATTAGTGTGAGAGGTGGCAGGTTACTACCCTAAACCTGGTGGTGTGTGGACCTTGACCAGATGCTCTGTTGGAAAGGGGGGTGGTGTACTGCTGTGATGCCACCAAGAGTTGCAGTACTGGGCTGCTGCAGTACTAAATGCATTTAGACTTATCGATGCTGTAGTTGCCTTAAAGTTGTTTTTTTAGTCACCAAAGAAAATACTGGTTTGTTATGCACAGACTGCATACAGTCTACTCAGACTGGGGGagggaaaataaatacaaattgaaAGCTATTACCTTGTATTTTCATTATTTTCTCTgtgtatttacagtgagggaaacaagtatttgatcccctgctgattttgtatgtttgcccactgacaaagaaatgatcagtctataattttaatggtaggtttatttgaacagtgagagacagaataacaacaacaaaatccagaaaaacgcatgtcaaaaatgttataaattaatttgcattttaattagggaaataagtatttgaccccctctcaatcagaaagatttctggctcccaggtgtcttttatacaggtaacgagctgagattaggagcacactcttaaagggagtgctcctaatctcagtttgttacctgtataaaagacacctgtccacagaagcaatcaatcaatcagattccaaactctccaccatggccaagaccaaagagctctccaatgatgtcagggacaagattgtagacctacacaaggcttgaatgggctacaagaccatcgccaggcagcttggtgagaaggtgacaacagttggtgcgattatttgcaaatggaagaaacacaaaagacctgtcaatctccctcggcctggggctccatgcaagatctcacctcatggagttgcaatgatcatgagaacggtgaggaatcagcccagaactacacaggaggatcttgtcaatgatctcaaggcagctgggaccatagtcaccaagaaaacaattggtaacacactacgccgtgaaggactgaaatcctgcagcgcccgcaaggtccccctgctcaagaaagcacatatacatgcccatctgaagtttgccaatgaacatctgaatgattccgaggagaactgggtgaaagtgttgtggtcagatgagaccaaaatggagctctttggcatcaactcaactcgccgtgtttggaggaggaggaatgctgcctatgaccccaagaacaccatccccaccgtcaaacatggaggtggaaacattatgctttgggggtgtttttctgctaaggggacaggacaacttcaccgcatcaaaggaacgatggacggggccatgtaccgtcaaatcttgggtgagaacctccttccctcagcagggcattgaaaatgggtcgtggatgggtattccagcatgacaatgacccaaaacacacggccaaggcaacaaaggagtggctcaagaagaagcacattaaggtcctggagtggcctagccaatctccagaccttaatcccatcgaaaatctgtggagggtgttgaaggttcgagttgccaaacgtcagcctcgaaaccttaatgacttggagaagatctgcaaagaggaggtggaacaaaatccctcctgagatgtgtgcaaacctggtggccaactacaagaaacgtctgacctctgtgattgccaacaagggttttgccaccaagtacaaagtcatgttttgcagagttgtcaaatacttatttccctcattaaaatgcaaatcaattcataacatttctgacgtgttaaatttttatttttttgttgttattctgtctctcactgttcaaataaacctaccattaaaattatagactgatcatgcctttgtcagtgggcaaacgtacaaaatcagcaggggatcaaatacttttttccctcactgtacaggtttctttgaatgtttt
It encodes the following:
- the LOC121582409 gene encoding LOW QUALITY PROTEIN: sodium-dependent phosphate transporter 1-B (The sequence of the model RefSeq protein was modified relative to this genomic sequence to represent the inferred CDS: deleted 2 bases in 1 codon), giving the protein MVSTTLATLTLAGTTLGIMAQVTDGPLTDYMWLLIVGFIIAFILAFSVGANDVANSFGTAVGSGVVTLRQACILATIFETVGSVLLGAKVSETIRKGIIDVGMYNGSEHELMAGSVSAMFGSAVWQLVASFLKLPISGTHCIVGATIGFSLVARGQQGVRWLELLRIVASWFLSPLLSGIMSGVLFYFVRMFILHKKDPVPNGLKALPVFYAVTMMINLFSIIFTGAPMLGFDKIPWWGTLLISLACGVLTALLVWFIVCPRLKKKIEGKIKSSSPSESPLMEKRELREEPVPCTILKPVPEEPPSPLSCLSADPDTLSQPPQEERRVTFGIGDSDDGDNKEGKESENGNTNVSKVQFSNDVQFSDGPAHVPSNGYSQYHTVHKDSGLYKDLLHKLHLTKVGDCMGEAGDRPIRRNNSYTSYTMAIIGMHGDFRPKEGEFHASEDKGTEEKKKRVRMDSYTSYCNAVAEHGAPEGLGEAEVTLEMGEEDAGSSRSSLEEDGHDHDRPEVSELFRFLQILTACFGSFAHGGNDVSNAIGPLVALWLVYNSGSVNSSAPTPIWLLLYGGVGICLGLWVWGRRVIQTMGKDLTPITPSSGFSIELASALTVVVASNIGLPVSTTHCKVGSVVAVGWLRSRKGVDWRLFRNIFMAWFVTVPISGLISAAIMALFIYVIL